A single Sulfolobales archaeon DNA region contains:
- a CDS encoding TrpB-like pyridoxal phosphate-dependent enzyme: MGSPDIPRFWYNIAPDLPRPVPPPIDPVDSDHSLIDRLKEILPHSLIDQEFSFERYIEIPDEVRDIYAKVGRPTPLKRAENLERILGTPAKIYYKFEGALPSGSHKLNTAVAQVYYVYREGYREVATETGAGQWGLAVSIASRLMGVKAHIFMTRSSYVSKKKRLSLMVENGAEVYPSPSTITRAGRSVLEMDRDHPGSLGVAISEAVEYVLDDPRSRRYIPGSVMEYVLIHQTVIGLEAMDQMRSIGEEPDVLVACVGGGSNLAGLVYPFYGEASRRGEKPPRIVAAESSLVPKMTKGVYRYEHPDSMGILPMIKMYTLGKDFKPPSIRAAGLRYHGVASSISILLREGVIEPRAYSPEEAREAGILFYRAEGILPAPESTHAIAAVIQEAVEARRRNRRITILMNLSGHGLYDEDFYGVI, translated from the coding sequence ATGGGTAGCCCAGATATCCCTAGGTTTTGGTATAACATAGCCCCAGATCTTCCGAGGCCTGTCCCACCCCCTATAGATCCTGTTGACTCGGATCACTCTCTTATAGATAGGCTGAAGGAGATCCTTCCCCACTCCCTCATAGATCAGGAGTTCTCGTTCGAGAGATATATAGAGATACCCGATGAGGTTAGAGATATATATGCTAAGGTGGGGAGACCAACACCTCTTAAAAGGGCTGAGAATCTCGAGAGGATCCTTGGGACACCTGCCAAGATCTACTATAAGTTCGAGGGAGCTCTCCCCAGCGGTAGCCATAAGCTGAATACAGCGGTGGCCCAGGTCTACTATGTATATAGGGAGGGCTATAGAGAGGTTGCTACAGAGACGGGTGCTGGTCAGTGGGGCCTAGCAGTGTCGATCGCCTCTAGGCTAATGGGTGTTAAGGCCCATATATTCATGACGAGATCTAGCTATGTTTCTAAGAAGAAGAGGCTTAGCTTAATGGTTGAGAATGGTGCTGAGGTATATCCAAGCCCATCTACTATTACAAGGGCTGGAAGATCTGTTCTTGAGATGGATAGAGATCATCCTGGGAGCCTTGGAGTAGCTATTAGCGAGGCTGTTGAGTATGTGCTAGACGATCCAAGATCTAGGAGGTATATACCTGGGAGTGTTATGGAATATGTTTTGATCCACCAGACTGTTATCGGATTGGAGGCTATGGATCAGATGAGGAGCATTGGGGAGGAGCCAGATGTGCTTGTTGCATGTGTAGGAGGAGGATCCAATCTAGCCGGGCTTGTATATCCATTCTATGGCGAGGCATCTAGAAGAGGTGAGAAACCCCCCAGAATAGTAGCTGCGGAGAGCAGCCTTGTCCCCAAGATGACGAAGGGCGTCTATAGATATGAGCATCCAGATAGCATGGGTATACTCCCCATGATAAAGATGTATACACTTGGGAAGGACTTCAAACCCCCATCGATAAGGGCTGCTGGACTTAGATACCATGGCGTTGCCTCAAGCATATCTATATTGCTGAGGGAGGGGGTGATAGAGCCCAGAGCATATTCCCCTGAGGAGGCGAGGGAGGCTGGGATCCTCTTCTACAGGGCTGAAGGTATATTGCCAGCTCCGGAGAGTACTCACGCAATAGCAGCTGTGATCCAAGAGGCTGTAGAGGCTAGGAGAAGGAATAGGAGGATCACTATATTGATGAATCTCAGCGGCCACGGCCTCTACGATGAAGACTTCTATGGGGTGATATAG
- the trpD gene encoding anthranilate phosphoribosyltransferase, producing MASLISKLAERKSLTEEEAYSACIGMLSGSMDPVEASAILMGLRVKGEDPEEIRGFLKALRENAVKVRSRGALDIVGTGGDGLNTINASTLASIVVSSIGIPVAKHGNRGFSSIFGSADLMEALGYPIEHGAEIAEEMLEREGFAYLYAPIYHRALRLIAPVRKRLGIRTIFNLTAPLANPANPSIQVVGAPSIEIARKLEGAIRELGLGGYAVVTGYPGMDEVSPSGASYIMLRKGGYEELSISPRDLGLREIPVEEISGRTREEIYGKGVRGLRGEDRSSAIFIALNAGLALYVAGESGSIAEGFERSLREIYDGRAWKKLESIINTARRLAGVGKG from the coding sequence ATGGCCAGCCTGATCTCTAAGCTTGCTGAGAGAAAGAGCCTCACAGAGGAGGAGGCCTATAGTGCTTGTATTGGGATGCTAAGCGGATCTATGGATCCTGTTGAGGCTTCAGCAATACTGATGGGTCTAAGGGTTAAGGGCGAGGATCCCGAGGAGATCAGGGGGTTTCTAAAGGCTCTAAGGGAGAACGCGGTTAAGGTGAGATCCAGGGGTGCATTGGATATAGTGGGTACGGGGGGAGATGGGCTTAACACCATCAACGCCTCTACATTGGCATCCATCGTAGTATCATCTATAGGGATCCCAGTTGCTAAACACGGTAACAGGGGTTTCTCAAGCATATTCGGCTCAGCGGATCTCATGGAGGCGCTTGGATATCCAATAGAGCATGGTGCCGAGATAGCTGAGGAGATGTTGGAGAGGGAGGGGTTTGCATATCTCTACGCCCCCATATATCATAGAGCCCTCAGGCTGATAGCTCCTGTGAGGAAGAGGCTTGGGATAAGAACTATCTTCAACCTAACAGCCCCTCTAGCAAACCCAGCCAATCCATCGATCCAGGTTGTGGGGGCTCCGAGCATCGAGATAGCTAGGAAGCTTGAGGGGGCCATTAGGGAGCTGGGTCTCGGGGGATATGCTGTTGTAACGGGCTACCCGGGTATGGATGAGGTATCCCCAAGCGGTGCTAGCTATATAATGCTTAGGAAAGGGGGGTATGAGGAGCTATCTATATCACCTAGGGATCTCGGTTTGAGGGAGATCCCTGTTGAGGAGATATCTGGCAGAACGAGGGAGGAGATCTATGGTAAGGGGGTTAGGGGACTCAGAGGCGAGGATAGATCCTCAGCTATATTTATAGCATTAAACGCCGGACTCGCCCTCTACGTGGCTGGAGAATCAGGATCTATTGCTGAGGGCTTCGAAAGATCTTTGAGGGAGATATATGATGGGAGGGCTTGGAAGAAGCTAGAATCTATAATAAATACTGCTAGGAGGCTGGCTGGGGTTGGCAAGGGTTAA